One Malania oleifera isolate guangnan ecotype guangnan chromosome 9, ASM2987363v1, whole genome shotgun sequence DNA segment encodes these proteins:
- the LOC131163558 gene encoding uncharacterized mitochondrial protein AtMg00810-like yields MKDLAPLRYFLGIEVAYSSKGYLLSQSKYVANILDHARLTDNRTVDTPLEANARYTPTDDIPLPYPTLYRTIVGSLVYLTITRLDIAYAVDISLFFLSTSSLKLCAYSDADWAIDPTDRKSTTGFYIFLGDSLISWKSKNQVVVLHSSTEAEYRAMVSTTTKIV; encoded by the exons atgaaggatttggcgCCACTCCGCTacttcttgggaattgaagtAGCCTACTCCTCCAAAGGTTACTTGCTCTCCCAATCGAAGTATGTTGCAAATATTCTTGACCACGCTCGTCTCACTGATAATCGTACTGTTGATACTCCTCTTGAGGCTAATGCCCGCTACACTCCCACTGATGATATTCCCCTACCTTATCCCACCTTGTATCGTACTATTGTTGGTAGTTTGGTCTATTTAACTATTACTCGCCTAGATATTGCTTATGCTGTCGACATC AGTCTTTTCTTCCTTTCGACCTCGTCGTTGAAGCTTTGTGCCTACTCTGATGCGGATTGGGCTATTGATCCTACTGATCGAAAGTCCACTACCGGCTTTTACATATTTTTAGGTGACTCCCTTATTTCTTGGAAAAGCAAGAATCAAGTAGTTGTTTTGCACTCTTCCACTGAGGCTGAATACCGTGCGATGGTGTCTACCACGACTAAGATTGTGTGA